A section of the Streptomyces sp. V3I8 genome encodes:
- a CDS encoding phosphogluconate dehydrogenase C-terminal domain-containing protein, with the protein MATEIQTQADVRTVAVIGAAGKMGQRVSDNLVESDFRVLFSEASSKGQELIRGLGRELTGSADAVAEADVVILAVPDVVLGKVSEELVPLMRPGTVVLTLDPAAAYAGLLFDRDDIHYACAHPCHPSVFLERTTKEEWQDTFGGIAAPQEVVAAYEGGDEAKRELADSVIRVMYAPVVDVHWVTVKQLAVLEPTLVETIACMVGALLTEALHETVHTVGVPEKAARAMLLGHTQVALANTLKGSNPFSDACLIAMDYGRESIVRDDWKKVFEDDELDKVITRMLKIKEITR; encoded by the coding sequence ATGGCCACCGAGATCCAGACCCAGGCCGACGTCAGGACCGTCGCCGTCATCGGGGCCGCCGGCAAGATGGGCCAGCGCGTCTCCGACAACCTGGTCGAGAGCGACTTCCGGGTGCTCTTCAGCGAGGCCTCGTCCAAGGGCCAGGAGCTGATCCGCGGCCTCGGCCGCGAGCTGACCGGGTCCGCCGACGCCGTCGCCGAGGCCGACGTGGTCATCCTCGCCGTCCCCGACGTCGTCCTCGGCAAGGTCTCGGAGGAACTCGTCCCGCTGATGAGGCCGGGCACGGTCGTCCTCACCCTCGACCCGGCCGCCGCCTACGCCGGCCTGCTCTTCGACCGGGACGACATCCACTACGCGTGTGCGCACCCCTGCCACCCGTCGGTGTTCCTGGAGCGCACCACCAAGGAGGAGTGGCAGGACACCTTCGGCGGGATCGCCGCCCCGCAGGAGGTCGTCGCCGCGTACGAGGGCGGGGACGAAGCCAAGCGGGAGCTGGCCGACTCCGTCATCCGCGTGATGTACGCGCCCGTGGTCGACGTCCACTGGGTCACCGTCAAGCAGCTCGCCGTCCTGGAGCCGACCCTCGTCGAGACCATCGCCTGCATGGTGGGCGCCCTGCTGACCGAGGCGCTGCACGAGACCGTGCACACCGTCGGCGTCCCGGAGAAGGCGGCCCGCGCGATGCTCCTGGGCCACACCCAGGTCGCCCTGGCCAACACCCTCAAGGGCTCCAACCCGTTCTCGGACGCCTGCCTGATCGCCATGGACTACGGCCGCGAGTCCATCGTGCGCGACGACTGGAAGAAGGTCTTCGAGGACGACGAGCTCGACAAGGTCATCACGCGCATGCTGAAGATCAAGGAGATCACACGCTGA
- a CDS encoding NAD(P)H-binding protein — protein MIGITGASGPLGRATAELVLRTVDPRGVVLTTRTPEALADLADRGAQVRRADFDDPRTVAAALVGVERLLLVSTDAVGSRLDRQRAAIAAAAGAGVSHIAYTSVPEPVPANPAVVVADHAGTEQALRESGLRWTALRNNLYAHMQVSVVEQAAATGRLVTNSGAGAAAYVTREDCAAAAAAVLTQDGHENQVIDITGPEAVSVLDLVRLAREIGGREVEPVDVDDHAFATALEEAGLPQPLSELVTSFGASTRGGFLARVGSGVADLTGREPRSFADVVRAARKP, from the coding sequence ATGATCGGCATCACCGGTGCCTCCGGTCCCCTCGGACGTGCCACCGCCGAGCTGGTGCTGCGGACCGTCGATCCGCGTGGGGTCGTCCTCACCACACGTACGCCGGAGGCGCTCGCCGACCTCGCCGACCGCGGCGCGCAGGTGAGGCGGGCCGATTTCGACGACCCCCGCACCGTCGCCGCCGCACTCGTCGGCGTCGAACGACTGCTGCTCGTCTCCACCGACGCGGTGGGCTCCCGCCTCGACCGGCAGCGGGCGGCAATCGCGGCGGCGGCCGGAGCGGGGGTTTCGCACATCGCGTACACCTCCGTTCCCGAGCCGGTGCCCGCCAATCCCGCCGTCGTGGTCGCCGACCACGCCGGCACGGAACAGGCACTGCGGGAGAGCGGACTGCGATGGACCGCGCTGCGCAACAACCTGTACGCGCACATGCAGGTCTCCGTCGTCGAACAGGCCGCCGCCACCGGCCGACTGGTGACGAACAGCGGCGCCGGCGCGGCGGCGTACGTCACCCGTGAGGACTGCGCGGCGGCGGCAGCGGCGGTCCTCACCCAGGACGGGCACGAGAACCAGGTCATCGACATCACCGGTCCGGAGGCGGTGAGCGTCCTCGACCTGGTACGGCTCGCCCGCGAGATCGGCGGCCGTGAGGTCGAACCGGTCGACGTCGACGACCACGCGTTCGCCACCGCACTCGAGGAGGCCGGCCTGCCGCAGCCGCTGTCGGAACTGGTGACCTCGTTCGGCGCGTCGACGCGCGGCGGGTTCCTCGCCCGGGTCGGCAGCGGGGTGGCCGACCTGACCGGCCGCGAACCGAGGTCCTTCGCGGACGTGGTGCGGGCGGCACGGAAGCCCTGA
- a CDS encoding Rrf2 family transcriptional regulator: protein MARSTNTRFAVAVHVLTYLAGVLEGRTVSSEELSESTHVNAAHIRRVLGPLRGAGVVRSRPGVHGGWQLAVDAAEIGLDRVWLLLQGADPVLGLHEPAPTCVVGRAVQKTLDTLDRTVAGAVATELGHFTVRDVLNGLPAPASGPHGS, encoded by the coding sequence ATGGCCCGCTCGACCAACACCCGGTTCGCTGTCGCCGTCCATGTGCTGACCTATCTGGCCGGCGTCCTGGAGGGCCGCACCGTCAGCTCGGAGGAGCTCTCCGAGAGCACCCACGTCAACGCCGCCCACATACGCCGGGTGCTGGGCCCGCTGCGGGGCGCGGGTGTGGTGCGGTCGCGGCCCGGTGTCCACGGGGGCTGGCAACTGGCGGTGGACGCCGCGGAGATCGGGCTCGACCGGGTCTGGCTGCTGCTCCAGGGCGCCGACCCGGTACTCGGCCTGCACGAGCCCGCCCCGACCTGCGTGGTGGGCCGCGCCGTGCAGAAGACCCTGGACACGCTCGACCGGACGGTCGCGGGTGCGGTGGCGACCGAGCTCGGGCACTTCACCGTGCGCGACGTACTGAACGGGCTGCCCGCTCCGGCGTCCGGTCCGCACGGCTCCTGA